The following are from one region of the Bradyrhizobium septentrionale genome:
- the rfbD gene encoding dTDP-4-dehydrorhamnose reductase, giving the protein MRILLTGTRGQVGSALKPLLEGHGTIIAPPTAEFDLSKPEKLAGQLESLKPDLIINPAAYTAVDRAEDERELAFMVNAKGPEAIAKWAAANRVPLVHFSTDYVFNGSGDMPWREDSPTEPLSVYGASKLAGDVAIQAAGGAHLIARTSWVYAATGTNFLRTIARLAGERKELRIVADQIGAPTTARAIAGAVAGIVLPNITTLHDQLVRRGGVVNLVCAGETSWHGFARAIVDGLRSRGVTLAVENVVPIATADFPTKAVRPGNSRLDLSRLKAQFGVTMPTWQEALAPELDAFVQLGAPAHA; this is encoded by the coding sequence ATGCGGATCTTGCTGACGGGAACACGCGGCCAGGTTGGCAGTGCGCTCAAGCCACTGCTGGAAGGCCACGGCACGATCATCGCGCCGCCGACCGCGGAGTTCGATCTGTCGAAGCCGGAAAAGCTGGCGGGCCAGCTTGAAAGCCTGAAGCCCGATCTCATCATCAATCCGGCGGCCTATACCGCGGTCGACCGCGCTGAGGACGAGCGCGAGCTGGCGTTCATGGTCAACGCGAAGGGACCCGAAGCGATCGCCAAATGGGCTGCGGCGAACCGAGTGCCGCTGGTGCATTTCTCCACGGACTACGTCTTCAATGGTTCGGGCGACATGCCGTGGCGCGAGGACAGTCCGACCGAGCCGCTGTCGGTCTACGGCGCGAGCAAGCTTGCCGGCGACGTCGCGATCCAGGCGGCGGGCGGCGCGCATCTGATTGCGCGCACCTCATGGGTCTATGCGGCAACGGGCACCAATTTCCTGCGGACCATCGCGCGGCTCGCCGGCGAGCGTAAGGAGCTGCGGATCGTGGCCGATCAGATCGGTGCGCCGACGACCGCACGCGCGATCGCCGGCGCGGTTGCCGGCATCGTGCTGCCGAACATCACCACGTTGCACGATCAGCTCGTGCGCCGGGGCGGTGTCGTCAATCTTGTTTGCGCCGGCGAAACCAGCTGGCACGGTTTTGCGCGTGCGATCGTTGACGGACTGAGATCGCGCGGCGTCACGCTGGCTGTCGAGAACGTCGTTCCGATCGCCACCGCCGATTTCCCGACCAAGGCGGTGCGCCCGGGCAATTCGCGGCTGGATCTGTCGCGGCTGAAGGCGCAGTTCGGGGTGACGATGCCGACCTGGCAGGAAGCGCTCGCACCTGAATTGGATGCATTTGTCCAGCTCGGCGCGCCGGCCCACGCCTAG
- the rfbC gene encoding dTDP-4-dehydrorhamnose 3,5-epimerase, with translation MNVIKTELPEVLIVEPKLFGDQRGFFLETYQVPRYVEHGITRPFVQDNMSRSAYGVLRGLHLQNPVTQGKLVSVLRGKVLDVAVDVRLGSPNFGKHVAVELSEENRRQLWVPRGFAHGFVVLSETADFFYKCDDFYSPKDELSIRWNDPAIGIKWGVDKPQLSAKDADAPLLADASNLPTYGQI, from the coding sequence ATGAACGTCATCAAGACCGAACTTCCTGAAGTCCTGATCGTCGAGCCGAAGCTGTTCGGCGACCAGCGCGGCTTCTTCCTCGAGACCTACCAGGTCCCCCGCTATGTCGAGCACGGCATCACGCGGCCCTTCGTGCAGGACAACATGTCCCGCTCGGCCTATGGCGTGCTGCGCGGGCTGCACCTGCAAAACCCCGTCACCCAGGGCAAGCTCGTCTCCGTGCTGCGCGGCAAGGTGCTGGACGTTGCCGTCGACGTGCGCCTCGGCAGCCCGAATTTCGGCAAGCATGTCGCGGTCGAATTGAGCGAGGAGAACCGCCGGCAATTGTGGGTGCCGCGCGGCTTTGCCCACGGCTTCGTGGTGCTCTCGGAAACCGCCGACTTCTTCTACAAATGCGACGATTTCTACAGCCCCAAGGACGAGCTCTCGATCCGGTGGAACGATCCCGCGATCGGGATCAAATGGGGCGTCGACAAGCCGCAGCTGTCGGCCAAGGATGCCGACGCGCCGCTGTTGGCCGACGCCAGCAATCTCCCGACCTATGGACAAATCTGA
- a CDS encoding glycoside hydrolase family 99-like domain-containing protein codes for MQPVASPVQQDDHSQSVFLDPDVSDLQSGPRLRGAILEYSGRAISGWIVDAQSPAAPVSIALFVASHCVEEGRTGRPAPASIGKQSAIGRPGFRINLSTRGVRRRLARALRNALVEPKHAQIYLRVSLNDGEYYEIPLFENFAPSEVVVALGFSTEDYDDLLFPNNDGRVVTGLAEGTSKEVRYICFYLPQFHSFEENDRWWGPGFTEWTNVARMRAQFPTHESPWLPADLGFYDVRLPETRRQQGDLARKYGIDGFCYYVYWFQGRRLLEKPLQLMLEDGEPNLPFCICWANENWSRRWDGSDAELLLGQNHSLDDDVRFIDDMADLLLDERYITVDGRKIIVIYRPSLLPDKQHLFEIWRKRARELGIGELLICNAMTFGEFDPRDVNCDAAIEFPPHTVSTREVPPTDVDAPATFAGKVYDYVDAMRSSLGKSYDFPFFPAVMPRWDNTPRKGARGHVFTRSSPEAFEVWLRDATLRAKGNSFTESLVFINSWNEWAEGAHLEPDSRYGRAFLDVVRRVASAEPISVQIRNTPDLLDCLSRQELEWAVKESSAHVEVLANLHRSGLGQSGVQRVRSGVPVEAEGASDGPVGSLLVIENINSQTSERVIADPRYEIVVRGWICAGTAFEASRQRTGFLVLSSLAAENAANSGYCLIVDWHERVDVKEYMKAESKDSYFGFQVSFSIRDLADGEYQLAVLEVGDGVSLLVRSRHSIIVRR; via the coding sequence ATGCAGCCCGTTGCCAGTCCGGTTCAGCAGGACGATCATTCGCAGAGCGTGTTCCTGGATCCGGATGTAAGCGATCTTCAATCCGGACCAAGATTGCGCGGCGCGATCCTCGAGTATTCGGGGCGCGCGATTTCCGGCTGGATCGTGGATGCTCAGTCGCCTGCTGCGCCCGTTTCGATCGCGCTTTTTGTCGCCTCACACTGTGTCGAAGAGGGACGAACAGGCCGACCGGCGCCGGCCAGCATAGGTAAGCAGAGCGCGATCGGGCGTCCCGGATTTCGGATCAATCTATCGACGCGGGGCGTGCGCCGTCGCTTGGCACGCGCGCTGAGGAACGCGCTTGTCGAACCCAAGCATGCACAGATCTATCTCCGTGTCAGTCTGAACGACGGTGAGTACTACGAGATACCCCTGTTCGAAAACTTCGCGCCGAGCGAGGTCGTGGTTGCTCTCGGCTTCTCGACCGAAGACTACGACGATCTCCTGTTTCCGAACAACGACGGCAGGGTCGTTACCGGACTTGCGGAGGGCACCAGCAAGGAGGTGCGCTACATCTGCTTTTACTTGCCGCAATTCCATTCATTTGAAGAAAATGACAGGTGGTGGGGGCCGGGGTTCACCGAGTGGACCAACGTCGCACGCATGCGCGCGCAATTCCCCACGCACGAATCGCCATGGTTGCCGGCTGATCTCGGCTTCTATGACGTCCGGCTGCCGGAGACGCGTCGTCAGCAGGGCGACCTTGCGCGCAAATACGGCATCGACGGGTTCTGCTATTATGTCTACTGGTTTCAGGGTCGGAGGCTGTTGGAAAAGCCGCTCCAGCTCATGCTTGAGGACGGCGAGCCGAACCTGCCGTTCTGCATCTGCTGGGCAAACGAGAACTGGTCCCGCCGGTGGGACGGTTCGGACGCCGAGCTTCTGCTGGGGCAAAATCACTCGCTGGACGATGATGTTCGCTTTATCGACGACATGGCCGATCTGCTGCTCGATGAGCGCTACATAACCGTCGATGGTCGAAAGATCATCGTCATCTACCGGCCGTCATTGTTGCCGGACAAGCAGCACTTGTTCGAGATCTGGCGCAAGCGAGCCAGAGAGCTCGGAATCGGCGAGCTTCTGATCTGCAACGCGATGACGTTCGGAGAGTTCGACCCGCGAGACGTCAATTGTGATGCCGCCATCGAATTTCCGCCGCACACGGTTTCGACGAGGGAAGTGCCGCCGACCGACGTCGATGCACCGGCGACCTTCGCCGGCAAGGTGTACGACTATGTCGACGCCATGCGGTCGTCTCTCGGCAAGAGCTACGATTTCCCGTTTTTTCCTGCCGTGATGCCGCGCTGGGACAATACACCGCGCAAGGGCGCGCGCGGTCACGTCTTTACCAGGTCAAGTCCGGAGGCGTTCGAGGTCTGGCTTCGCGACGCGACCCTGCGGGCCAAGGGCAACAGCTTTACCGAGTCATTGGTCTTCATCAATTCCTGGAACGAGTGGGCGGAGGGTGCTCATCTCGAGCCGGACTCGCGCTATGGACGTGCGTTTCTGGATGTCGTGAGGCGGGTCGCTTCGGCGGAGCCTATTTCGGTCCAGATTCGAAATACTCCGGACCTTCTGGATTGCCTGAGCAGGCAGGAGCTCGAATGGGCGGTGAAGGAATCATCCGCGCATGTCGAGGTGCTGGCAAACCTGCATCGATCGGGTCTCGGTCAGTCGGGGGTGCAGCGCGTCAGAAGCGGCGTCCCGGTCGAGGCAGAAGGCGCGTCCGATGGTCCGGTGGGCTCGTTGCTGGTCATTGAAAACATCAATTCCCAAACGAGTGAGCGGGTGATCGCCGATCCGCGATACGAGATCGTGGTGCGCGGATGGATCTGCGCGGGCACGGCTTTCGAAGCAAGCCGGCAAAGAACGGGATTCCTGGTCCTGTCGTCGCTTGCCGCGGAGAATGCAGCGAACAGCGGGTACTGTCTGATCGTTGACTGGCACGAGCGCGTCGACGTGAAGGAATACATGAAGGCCGAAAGCAAGGACTCTTATTTCGGTTTTCAGGTGTCCTTCTCGATTCGGGATCTGGCGGATGGCGAGTATCAACTCGCCGTCCTGGAGGTCGGCGACGGAGTCAGCCTCCTCGTGAGGTCGCGTCACTCGATCATCGTGAGACGTTGA
- a CDS encoding glycosyltransferase family 92 protein, with protein MEIPALSSFSSGVNLDTLPASEIETRLREFFSGRIANPNPDELIQSVKQLEQQFGDYKEFQFAKAAALVQACDFAGARGILLDLVKQLPSDSRVLHRLAIADLNMGTASEAQDVYLSALAAAPKSENLRREFAGLLRVMEARKLYAGIDRKKHGLAVVCAIKNEGDDLLEWLHFHKLVGVDHFYLYDNGSTDNTRAVIEAFPWPEMITYHFVAGEFGQMRAFSHAIDSYRNCSEWCAFIDADEYLFPTEAGNIKDVLAEVGPAPAVAVQWLNFGSNGHDARPAGLCIESFTRRAPDDFPDHFIMKSILRPDTIVAYLHPHQSLILGCYVQEDGTPVFPIGGRITAPKRNKLVINHYYTKSRQQLLKKRERGRPLADGDPEKIRAMEFFTLRDRNDVEDATIQRFLPELKKLIPG; from the coding sequence ATGGAAATTCCAGCATTGTCTAGTTTCAGCTCAGGCGTGAATCTCGATACGCTTCCAGCAAGTGAGATCGAGACAAGGCTTAGAGAATTCTTTTCCGGGCGGATCGCAAATCCGAATCCCGACGAACTGATCCAATCGGTCAAGCAGTTGGAGCAGCAGTTCGGTGATTACAAGGAATTCCAGTTTGCAAAGGCGGCGGCGCTTGTGCAGGCATGTGATTTCGCCGGAGCGCGCGGCATCCTTCTCGACCTCGTCAAGCAGCTGCCATCCGACTCGCGGGTGTTGCATCGCCTCGCGATCGCGGATCTCAACATGGGAACCGCCTCCGAAGCGCAGGACGTCTATCTTTCCGCGCTCGCTGCGGCCCCGAAAAGTGAAAATCTGCGGCGAGAGTTTGCCGGCCTCCTACGCGTGATGGAGGCGAGGAAGCTCTATGCCGGGATCGATCGGAAGAAGCACGGCCTGGCAGTGGTGTGCGCCATCAAGAATGAGGGCGACGATCTGCTGGAATGGTTGCACTTCCACAAACTGGTAGGGGTCGATCACTTCTACCTCTACGACAACGGCAGCACCGACAATACGCGTGCCGTCATCGAGGCCTTCCCGTGGCCCGAAATGATCACGTATCATTTCGTGGCGGGGGAATTCGGTCAGATGCGCGCTTTCTCGCATGCGATCGACAGCTATCGCAATTGTTCGGAATGGTGCGCCTTCATTGATGCCGATGAGTACCTGTTTCCGACCGAGGCCGGCAACATCAAGGACGTCCTGGCGGAGGTCGGACCGGCGCCGGCCGTGGCGGTGCAGTGGTTGAATTTCGGATCGAACGGTCACGACGCGAGGCCGGCCGGCTTGTGCATCGAGTCCTTCACGCGCCGGGCCCCGGACGACTTCCCGGATCATTTCATCATGAAGTCGATCCTGAGGCCCGACACCATCGTGGCCTACCTGCATCCCCATCAATCCCTGATTTTGGGGTGCTACGTCCAGGAAGACGGTACGCCGGTTTTCCCGATCGGCGGGCGCATTACCGCTCCCAAGCGGAACAAGCTCGTGATCAACCACTACTACACGAAGTCACGGCAGCAATTGCTGAAGAAGCGCGAGCGCGGCAGGCCGCTGGCCGATGGCGATCCTGAAAAGATCCGCGCGATGGAGTTCTTCACCTTGCGCGATCGCAATGACGTTGAAGACGCGACGATTCAACGATTTCTTCCTGAGCTGAAGAAACTGATCCCGGGCTGA
- a CDS encoding glycosyltransferase family 2 protein produces MLASVVIACYKHEQYLEECLETVYQQTFADLELVIVDDNSPDKSFEVAQKVIKKKSFGKRFVSCKLLKNPQNLGAHYTWNRALSLTGGDLSFLLNSDDAFSKDRVRQFADKCGKERLFFGFSAVEPIDEYGKSIANYQFPTRLRYAIDRAQISSTPLSWTFLDSQIAASTGNFVFSRELLRQVGWLADLKYCHDWDFALRAVTKVEPTYLETDRYLYRLHSTNSFRSLSKVAESETKACMESYCLNAITSRPQNKTCLSPSNFGDSFYDFVKLHPNFNYWVKQIYAPYHVEHRTVESNDRTRPLRWR; encoded by the coding sequence ATGCTCGCAAGTGTCGTCATCGCCTGCTACAAGCACGAACAGTACCTCGAGGAATGCCTCGAGACTGTCTATCAACAGACCTTTGCCGACCTCGAACTTGTCATCGTGGACGACAATTCGCCCGACAAGAGCTTTGAGGTCGCGCAGAAGGTCATCAAGAAGAAGTCGTTCGGGAAGCGCTTTGTTTCCTGCAAGCTGCTCAAGAACCCGCAAAATCTGGGCGCCCACTACACCTGGAACAGAGCATTGTCGCTGACCGGCGGCGACCTGAGTTTCCTTTTGAACTCAGACGACGCCTTTTCCAAGGATCGGGTTCGACAGTTCGCCGACAAGTGTGGCAAGGAGCGGCTGTTTTTCGGCTTCTCGGCGGTCGAGCCGATCGATGAATATGGCAAGTCGATCGCCAACTATCAGTTTCCGACGCGTTTGCGTTATGCAATCGACCGCGCTCAGATTTCCAGCACGCCATTGTCATGGACGTTCCTGGATTCGCAGATTGCGGCCTCAACCGGAAACTTTGTCTTCAGCCGTGAGCTGCTGCGGCAGGTCGGCTGGCTCGCCGATCTCAAATACTGCCATGACTGGGATTTCGCCCTGCGCGCCGTGACGAAAGTCGAGCCGACCTACCTTGAGACCGACCGCTATCTGTATCGGCTTCATTCAACCAACAGTTTCCGTAGTCTGAGCAAGGTGGCGGAGAGCGAGACCAAGGCCTGCATGGAGTCGTATTGTCTGAATGCGATCACGTCGAGGCCTCAGAACAAGACCTGCCTCAGTCCGTCGAATTTCGGCGATTCATTCTATGACTTCGTGAAGCTGCATCCCAATTTCAATTATTGGGTTAAGCAGATCTACGCGCCCTATCATGTGGAGCATCGGACTGTGGAGTCGAACGATCGGACCAGGCCGCTTCGCTGGCGCTGA
- a CDS encoding UDP-glucose dehydrogenase family protein gives MKIAMVGTGYVGLVSGACFADFGHQVVCVDKDADKIEALKRGKIPIYETDLDQLVKTNTGAGRLTFTTELAGAVGEADAVFIAVGTPSRRGDGHADLSYVYAAAREIGAALKKFTVVVTKSTVPVGTGDEVERLIRETNPSADFAVASNPEFLREGAAIQDFRHPDRIVVGTEDERAKKVMGDVYRPLYLNQAPILYTARRTAELIKYAANAFLATKITFINEIADLSERVGANVQEVARGIGLDNRIGTKFLHAGAGYGGSCFPKDTRALFKTALDHDVQLKIVEATLTANDNRKRAMARKVANVIGGELRGKMIGVLGLTFKPDTDDMREAPSIPLINGLIDFGAKVKAYDPVGMEQARKELPEIEYCKDAYECARQADALVIVTEWRQFRALDLNRIKQEMKHPVVVDLRNIYRPDEMAAHGFTYDSIGRPR, from the coding sequence ATGAAGATTGCAATGGTTGGAACGGGATATGTAGGTCTCGTGTCTGGAGCGTGTTTTGCCGACTTCGGCCATCAGGTCGTTTGTGTCGACAAGGACGCCGATAAGATCGAAGCCCTGAAGCGCGGCAAGATCCCGATTTACGAAACTGACCTCGATCAGCTCGTCAAGACCAACACCGGCGCCGGACGGCTGACCTTCACGACCGAGCTCGCGGGAGCCGTCGGAGAAGCCGATGCCGTGTTCATCGCGGTCGGAACTCCGTCGCGGCGTGGCGATGGCCATGCGGATTTGAGCTACGTCTATGCGGCCGCCCGCGAGATCGGCGCGGCGCTCAAGAAATTCACGGTGGTAGTGACGAAGTCGACCGTGCCCGTGGGCACCGGCGACGAGGTCGAACGCCTGATCCGCGAGACCAATCCCAGCGCTGATTTCGCCGTGGCTTCGAACCCCGAATTCCTGCGCGAAGGCGCCGCGATCCAGGATTTCCGCCATCCCGACCGGATCGTCGTCGGCACCGAGGACGAGCGCGCCAAGAAGGTGATGGGCGATGTCTATCGTCCGCTCTACCTGAACCAGGCGCCGATCCTCTATACCGCACGGCGCACGGCAGAATTGATCAAATATGCTGCAAATGCCTTCCTTGCCACCAAGATCACCTTCATCAACGAGATTGCCGATCTCTCCGAAAGGGTCGGAGCGAACGTGCAGGAGGTCGCGCGCGGCATCGGGCTCGACAACCGGATCGGAACCAAGTTCCTGCACGCCGGCGCGGGCTATGGTGGCTCCTGCTTCCCGAAGGACACCCGCGCGCTGTTCAAGACGGCGCTCGACCACGACGTGCAGCTGAAAATCGTCGAGGCCACGCTGACTGCGAACGACAACCGCAAGCGCGCGATGGCACGGAAGGTGGCCAACGTGATCGGCGGCGAGCTGCGCGGCAAGATGATCGGCGTGCTTGGCCTGACCTTCAAGCCCGATACCGACGACATGCGCGAGGCGCCCTCGATCCCGCTGATCAACGGCCTGATCGACTTCGGCGCCAAGGTGAAGGCCTACGATCCCGTCGGCATGGAGCAGGCGCGCAAGGAATTGCCCGAAATCGAGTACTGCAAGGACGCCTATGAATGCGCGCGCCAGGCCGATGCGCTGGTGATCGTGACCGAGTGGCGCCAGTTCCGCGCCCTCGATCTCAACCGCATCAAGCAGGAGATGAAGCATCCGGTCGTCGTCGACCTGCGCAACATCTACCGTCCGGACGAGATGGCCGCGCACGGCTTCACCTACGACAGCATCGGCCGGCCGCGCTGA
- the rfbB gene encoding dTDP-glucose 4,6-dehydratase: MRFKGSTIFVTGGAGFIGSAVVRHLLRDTHARVVNIDKLTYAANLASLPGSTESLNYTFEKACICEAQNLRRLFEKYQPDAVMNLAAESHVDRSIDGPGEFIQTNIVGTFTILQETLRHWRTLSPEKRDQFRFLHISTDEVFGSLGDEGLFTETTAYAPNSPYSASKASSDHLVRAWRETYDLPTLVTNCSNNYGPYHFPEKLIPHMIIKGLAGEPLPVYGDGQNIRDWLFVEDHAKALTLVLERGEVGETYNVGGRNERTNLHVVESICDLLDEVVPAAAGPRRQLINFVKDRPGHDRRYAIDATKLETELGWRAEENFETGIAKTVRWYVDEQPWWRAILERGYKVERVGLNQ; the protein is encoded by the coding sequence ATGCGGTTTAAGGGATCGACGATTTTCGTCACCGGCGGAGCGGGTTTCATCGGCTCCGCCGTGGTCCGTCACCTGCTGCGAGACACCCACGCCCGCGTCGTCAACATCGACAAGCTGACCTATGCGGCAAACCTGGCATCGCTGCCCGGCTCAACCGAGAGCCTGAACTATACGTTCGAAAAGGCCTGTATCTGCGAGGCGCAGAACCTGCGCCGGCTGTTCGAAAAATATCAGCCCGACGCGGTGATGAACCTTGCCGCGGAAAGCCATGTCGACCGCTCGATCGACGGCCCCGGGGAGTTTATCCAGACCAACATCGTCGGCACCTTCACGATCCTGCAGGAGACGCTGCGCCATTGGCGTACGCTCTCGCCGGAGAAGCGTGACCAGTTCCGCTTCCTGCATATCTCGACCGACGAGGTGTTCGGTTCGCTCGGCGACGAAGGCCTGTTCACCGAAACCACAGCCTATGCGCCGAACTCGCCCTATTCCGCCAGCAAGGCATCATCAGATCATCTGGTGCGCGCCTGGCGCGAGACCTACGACCTGCCGACCCTGGTGACCAACTGCTCCAACAATTACGGCCCCTATCACTTCCCGGAGAAGCTGATCCCGCACATGATCATCAAGGGGCTCGCCGGCGAGCCGCTGCCGGTCTATGGCGACGGTCAGAACATCCGCGACTGGTTGTTTGTCGAGGACCACGCCAAGGCTTTGACGCTGGTGCTCGAGCGCGGCGAGGTTGGCGAGACCTACAATGTCGGCGGCCGCAACGAGCGCACCAATCTGCACGTGGTCGAGAGCATCTGCGACCTGCTCGACGAAGTCGTGCCGGCTGCGGCAGGCCCGCGGCGTCAGCTGATCAATTTCGTCAAAGACCGGCCCGGCCATGACCGCCGCTACGCCATCGACGCCACCAAGCTCGAAACCGAGCTCGGCTGGCGCGCCGAGGAGAATTTCGAGACCGGCATCGCCAAGACCGTGCGCTGGTATGTCGACGAGCAGCCATGGTGGCGCGCGATCCTGGAGCGCGGCTACAAGGTCGAGCGCGTCGGGCTGAACCAGTAA
- the rfbA gene encoding glucose-1-phosphate thymidylyltransferase RfbA — protein MKGIILAGGTGSRLYPVTTVVSKQLLPVFDKPMIYYPLSTLMLGGIRDILIISTPQDKPLFQRLLGDGHEIGIRFSYATQETPRGLADAFIVGRDFIGDDSVALVLGDNIFYGHGLPSMLSAASVRKKGATVFGYVVNAPEQYGVVELDSTNRALSIEEKPKRPKSNVAVTGLYFYDNDVVDIAAGIKPSPRGEIEITDVNKAYLERGDLYVEVLGRGFAWLDTGTHSSLVEASHFVQILEQRQGLRIACPEEIALRQGYISLEAFAKVAQKTAKSSYGEYLLSVYRSFQGQPRTAEVLKHAV, from the coding sequence ATGAAGGGCATTATCCTCGCCGGTGGAACCGGCTCGCGCCTCTACCCCGTGACTACCGTCGTTTCCAAACAGCTGCTGCCGGTGTTCGACAAGCCGATGATCTACTATCCGCTGTCGACGCTGATGCTGGGCGGAATTCGCGACATTTTGATCATTTCGACGCCGCAAGACAAGCCGCTGTTCCAGCGCCTGCTCGGCGACGGCCACGAGATCGGCATCAGGTTCTCCTATGCCACGCAGGAGACCCCGCGGGGTCTCGCCGACGCCTTCATCGTCGGGCGCGACTTCATCGGCGATGACTCCGTGGCTCTTGTGTTAGGCGATAACATTTTCTACGGCCACGGCCTGCCGAGCATGCTGTCGGCCGCCTCGGTCCGCAAGAAGGGCGCCACCGTGTTCGGCTACGTCGTGAACGCGCCGGAGCAGTATGGCGTGGTGGAACTGGACAGCACCAACCGGGCGCTGTCGATCGAGGAGAAGCCGAAGCGGCCGAAGTCCAACGTCGCCGTCACCGGCCTCTACTTCTACGACAATGACGTGGTCGACATCGCGGCCGGCATCAAGCCGTCGCCGCGCGGCGAGATCGAGATCACCGACGTCAACAAGGCTTATCTCGAGCGCGGCGACCTCTATGTCGAGGTGCTCGGCCGCGGCTTTGCCTGGCTCGACACCGGCACCCATTCCTCGCTGGTCGAGGCCAGCCACTTCGTCCAGATCCTGGAGCAGCGCCAGGGCTTGCGCATCGCTTGCCCCGAGGAAATCGCGCTGCGCCAGGGCTACATCTCGCTCGAAGCCTTCGCGAAGGTGGCACAGAAGACCGCCAAGAGCAGCTACGGCGAGTATCTCTTGTCGGTCTATCGCTCCTTCCAGGGCCAACCCCGCACTGCCGAGGTATTGAAACATGCGGTTTAA